From a region of the Methanobrevibacter sp. V74 genome:
- a CDS encoding thermonuclease family protein yields MKITKKQVFSLLVILIIIVGAMSIANAYTGTGFTHNIPSSKYSNLLASDILNEYNDTECNVEECGVCTKVVDGDTIYLDNGEKIRFVGVNTPERGVEGYITSKNFVQKLCLNKEVGIDVDDSKHSDKYGRTLGVVIVDGKNVNEMLLKEGLAEVMYIPPSEFYPYDWVNNMTHVPNSYNTSANIGSDSGSDSGNYVANVNTGKFHEAGCRWAQKISEHNKVSFDSRNDAISQGYQPCKVCNP; encoded by the coding sequence ATGAAAATTACAAAAAAGCAGGTTTTCTCTTTACTAGTTATTTTGATTATTATAGTTGGAGCAATGTCAATAGCTAATGCATATACTGGAACTGGTTTTACACACAATATTCCAAGCTCCAAATACTCAAATCTATTAGCATCCGATATTTTAAATGAATACAACGACACCGAATGCAATGTTGAAGAATGTGGAGTTTGCACTAAAGTAGTTGATGGGGATACCATATATTTAGACAATGGCGAAAAGATCCGTTTTGTAGGAGTTAATACTCCCGAGCGAGGTGTTGAAGGATATATCACTTCTAAAAATTTTGTTCAAAAATTATGCTTAAACAAGGAAGTTGGAATCGATGTCGATGATTCAAAACACTCAGACAAATATGGCAGAACATTAGGTGTGGTTATTGTTGACGGCAAAAATGTTAATGAAATGCTTTTAAAAGAAGGGCTTGCAGAAGTGATGTACATACCACCAAGTGAATTTTATCCCTATGATTGGGTAAATAACATGACACATGTTCCGAATTCATACAATACCTCTGCAAATATCGGCTCTGACTCCGGTTCAGATAGTGGAAATTATGTTGCTAATGTAAATACTGGAAAATTCCACGAAGCTGGCTGTAGATGGGCTCAAAAAATATCTGAACATAATAAAGTTAGTTTTGACAGTAGAAATGATGCAATAAGTCAAGGATATCAGCCATGTAAGGTTTGCAATCCTTAA
- a CDS encoding methanogenesis marker 15 protein — protein sequence MVKIALVSCGTEYSGVQKEIEKAANKFGAEIILPEIDLDYIDESYEKFGFSAQSSSLKLMIARAMAIVEGRCKPDAVFIATCFRCAEGALVRNEVRRFIQRNTRIPVVTYSFTERTKADELFIRMEALATTVTRRSILAREKQEGLTLGLDSGSTTTKAVLMENNQVIGTGWTATKDIIESAETAAAEAFSETDYKWDDIEGIGTTGYGRFTMGQKFGAELVQEELSVNAKGAVYLADCQRGEATVLDIGGMDNKVITVNNGIPDNFTMGGICAGASGRFLDMTSRRLDVDITELGPLAVKGDWRKAMLNSYCIVFGIQDLVTTLAAGGLKSDVAAAACHSVSEQVYEQQLQEIDIREPLIQVGGTSLISGLVEAVSETLGGIEVIVPEYSQHIGAVGSALLVSGMGHRNDDK from the coding sequence ATGGTTAAAATAGCATTAGTTTCATGTGGAACAGAGTATAGTGGTGTTCAAAAGGAGATTGAAAAAGCAGCAAATAAGTTCGGTGCTGAAATTATTCTTCCAGAAATTGATTTAGATTATATTGATGAATCTTATGAAAAATTTGGATTTTCAGCTCAAAGTTCAAGTTTAAAATTAATGATTGCAAGAGCTATGGCTATTGTTGAAGGCAGATGCAAACCTGATGCAGTATTTATTGCAACTTGTTTTAGATGTGCTGAAGGAGCATTAGTCAGGAATGAAGTAAGAAGATTTATACAAAGAAATACACGTATTCCAGTAGTTACTTATTCATTCACTGAAAGAACTAAAGCAGATGAATTATTCATCCGTATGGAAGCATTAGCTACTACTGTAACTCGCAGAAGTATTCTTGCTCGTGAAAAACAAGAAGGACTTACTCTTGGTTTGGACTCAGGTTCAACTACTACAAAAGCGGTTCTTATGGAAAACAACCAAGTTATTGGAACTGGTTGGACAGCTACTAAAGATATTATCGAATCAGCTGAAACCGCTGCAGCAGAGGCATTTAGTGAAACTGATTACAAGTGGGATGATATTGAAGGTATTGGAACTACTGGTTATGGCAGATTCACAATGGGTCAAAAATTCGGAGCGGAACTTGTTCAAGAAGAGTTATCTGTCAATGCTAAAGGTGCAGTATATCTTGCAGATTGTCAAAGAGGTGAAGCTACTGTTTTGGATATTGGTGGTATGGATAACAAGGTAATTACTGTTAATAATGGTATTCCTGATAACTTTACTATGGGGGGTATTTGTGCTGGAGCATCTGGTAGATTTTTAGATATGACTTCCCGTAGGTTAGATGTTGATATTACCGAACTCGGACCTTTGGCTGTTAAAGGTGATTGGAGAAAAGCAATGTTAAACTCTTACTGTATTGTATTTGGTATTCAGGACCTTGTTACTACACTTGCCGCAGGGGGTTTAAAATCAGATGTGGCGGCAGCTGCTTGTCACTCTGTATCTGAACAAGTTTACGAACAACAGCTTCAAGAAATCGATATTCGTGAACCATTGATTCAGGTAGGGGGAACTAGTTTAATTTCAGGCCTTGTTGAAGCAGTAAGTGAGACTTTAGGTGGAATTGAAGTAATTGTTCCGGAATACTCCCAACATATTGGTGCTGTAGGTTCAGCTCTTTTAGTATCTGGAATGGGTCATAGAAATGATGATAAATAA
- a CDS encoding methanogenesis marker 6 protein — MSQNLTMSPDLGTEDWDPDVITRMIFIGPGAHVSEQEVVTAFHMLGLPLTIKNTCYGSMISGKSEHVYKAIEEIRKLDPHHIFTKERGFAPGDPRRCRGHRFGPREGFHQMEKEYRILGFVSNALENPKEVEIEEKKPISVDEFKKIMNECLDKEE, encoded by the coding sequence ATGTCACAGAATCTAACCATGAGTCCTGATTTGGGTACAGAAGATTGGGATCCTGATGTAATCACTCGTATGATTTTTATTGGTCCGGGAGCTCATGTAAGTGAACAGGAAGTTGTAACTGCATTTCATATGCTTGGCCTGCCACTTACAATAAAAAATACATGCTATGGATCTATGATTAGTGGAAAAAGTGAACATGTTTATAAGGCCATTGAAGAGATTAGAAAACTCGACCCACATCATATTTTTACAAAAGAAAGAGGATTTGCTCCAGGTGACCCTAGACGTTGTAGAGGTCACAGATTTGGACCTAGAGAAGGTTTCCACCAAATGGAAAAGGAGTACAGAATACTTGGTTTTGTTTCTAACGCTTTAGAAAATCCTAAAGAAGTTGAAATAGAGGAGAAAAAACCAATTAGTGTTGATGAATTTAAAAAAATCATGAATGAATGTTTAGATAAAGAAGAGTAG
- a CDS encoding methanogenesis marker 5 protein: MVKIGIYPPNSLILADLLERRGHTPLVLQKQIRQKIKDPEIDSPPMNITEDDPIKGLRYAAIEVPSGVRGRMSIIGPLIDEAEAAIIVDNAPYGFGCIGCARTNELSIFLLRNKGIPVLELTYPTNQDETYLMVNKINEFVDSLEETVKEEE; the protein is encoded by the coding sequence ATGGTTAAAATCGGAATATATCCTCCAAATTCATTAATTTTAGCAGATTTACTTGAAAGGAGAGGTCACACTCCTTTAGTTTTACAAAAACAAATTAGACAAAAAATAAAAGATCCGGAGATTGATTCTCCACCAATGAATATTACAGAAGACGATCCAATTAAAGGTCTTAGGTATGCAGCTATCGAAGTTCCTTCAGGCGTTCGTGGAAGAATGTCAATTATTGGACCACTTATAGATGAAGCTGAAGCGGCTATTATAGTTGATAATGCCCCTTATGGCTTTGGGTGCATTGGCTGTGCAAGAACTAATGAATTATCAATATTTTTACTTAGAAATAAGGGAATTCCAGTTTTAGAATTAACTTATCCTACAAATCAAGATGAAACTTATTTAATGGTAAATAAAATCAATGAGTTTGTGGATTCACTTGAAGAGACTGTTAAGGAGGAAGAATAA
- a CDS encoding DUF2117 domain-containing protein encodes MRIGVVVHGPNIIDLGYALKLIDILKGYGNVKARLGGTMGRTAVIDASLEDVIDISRKLVPSDSLKIFHDDVDVIFLLNYGKSDVTGQVFGYKVYSHYVNKIPDDNIPIIQIERPGEADGSIIPWNHNLDIVKDLSLKLNLDIVSPEEVYERHIKQDSEGINQRVVHGVSPGENIMVNSVVIGKTNSDKLVLIAKDNHIVDIIGGELKIHGLEKLGEVNLDKAIIKTGLLRHAKVTPRVIARDKSEDFKVTFLDHAGEDVYQFKDSNLVITVGDDTTLISSDILYRFDIPVIGITDGDLDKVVEDGFKVKNSIIFEVESGFDDVCGQNIKKEIFGDNVEVFDFKNIDEVKVKIEETIKNINCKYNIKYIN; translated from the coding sequence ATGAGAATTGGTGTAGTTGTCCATGGACCTAATATAATTGATTTGGGGTATGCTTTAAAGTTAATTGATATTCTTAAAGGTTATGGTAATGTTAAAGCACGACTTGGTGGGACTATGGGCAGAACTGCCGTTATTGATGCAAGTTTGGAAGATGTTATCGATATTTCCCGTAAACTAGTTCCTAGTGATTCGTTAAAAATATTTCATGATGATGTTGATGTAATTTTTTTACTTAATTATGGAAAATCTGATGTAACCGGTCAGGTTTTCGGATATAAAGTTTATAGTCATTATGTTAATAAAATACCTGATGACAATATTCCAATAATTCAAATTGAACGTCCTGGCGAAGCCGATGGCAGTATTATTCCATGGAATCATAATTTAGACATTGTTAAAGATTTGTCTTTAAAGTTAAATTTGGATATTGTGTCCCCTGAGGAAGTTTATGAACGCCATATTAAACAAGATAGTGAAGGTATAAATCAACGTGTTGTTCATGGGGTTAGTCCTGGCGAAAATATAATGGTTAATAGTGTTGTTATTGGTAAAACTAACTCTGATAAATTAGTATTGATTGCAAAAGATAATCATATTGTTGATATAATTGGTGGAGAGCTTAAAATCCATGGACTGGAAAAATTAGGTGAAGTTAATCTTGACAAGGCAATTATTAAAACTGGACTTTTGAGGCATGCTAAAGTAACTCCAAGGGTTATTGCTCGTGACAAATCCGAGGATTTCAAAGTAACATTTCTTGATCATGCTGGGGAGGATGTTTATCAATTTAAAGATTCCAATCTTGTTATAACTGTTGGTGATGATACAACATTAATATCTTCAGACATTCTTTATAGATTTGATATACCTGTAATTGGAATTACTGATGGAGATTTAGATAAGGTTGTCGAAGATGGATTTAAAGTTAAAAACTCTATAATATTTGAAGTTGAAAGTGGTTTTGATGATGTCTGTGGTCAAAATATTAAAAAAGAAATATTCGGAGACAATGTGGAGGTATTTGATTTTAAAAATATTGATGAAGTAAAAGTCAAGATTGAAGAAACAATAAAAAATATTAACTGCAAATATAATATTAAATATATCAATTAA
- a CDS encoding methanogenesis marker 17 protein translates to MLVECYDERGAEVYEIIIKQIFQDLVLGASVEDLKAYVNPDDPVFILAIKMRKTSTIIKFEDVANLLYDKESDVTRILVDDENYLPNILKELWKKFSRDEIYQPNRYQLEIKGDFTDLKTMVIDNPHSNLQRRIYDAVFRILPEGFKIIKDLSSGDIVAVVSTDELIKDAWIEKAQEYIDELNKGM, encoded by the coding sequence ATGTTAGTTGAATGTTATGATGAGCGTGGTGCAGAAGTTTATGAAATCATCATAAAACAAATCTTTCAAGATTTAGTTTTAGGTGCTTCTGTAGAAGATTTAAAAGCTTATGTTAATCCTGATGATCCGGTGTTTATCTTGGCTATTAAAATGAGGAAAACTTCAACTATTATTAAATTTGAGGATGTAGCTAATTTACTTTATGATAAAGAATCAGATGTTACTAGAATTCTTGTTGATGATGAGAACTATCTTCCAAATATCCTGAAGGAGTTATGGAAAAAATTTTCTAGAGATGAAATTTATCAACCAAATAGGTATCAGCTTGAAATCAAAGGGGATTTCACAGATTTGAAAACTATGGTCATTGATAATCCTCACTCTAATTTACAAAGGCGTATTTACGATGCGGTCTTTAGAATATTGCCGGAAGGTTTCAAAATCATTAAAGACTTATCCAGTGGAGATATTGTAGCTGTTGTATCAACTGATGAATTAATTAAAGATGCATGGATTGAAAAAGCTCAAGAATATATAGATGAATTAAATAAGGGCATGTAG
- a CDS encoding transcriptional regulator FilR1 domain-containing protein, which yields MDSTNEINNDIKFLAKSEIRLKILSELYKNPNNVKGIVKKTKITYSSVSSNLGKLEKKDYITKIDKKYHVNPMTEVYFNSIMEFKQSVDLIYNYDAFWNKHNLNQLSIESIKNISNLNNSEIIETTSLDIFKTHNTIKKQIMQSSNIQAIFPYLHPEYPKLMEIVLKNQGSVELIIPKCIFKEFILKIDEKIRKKSIRVGKLKVYNYKGNLNLYLTLCDENISLGLFKNDGSFDQNRILISENQKSYNWAKELFEYVKKEVVK from the coding sequence ATGGATAGCACAAATGAAATTAATAATGACATTAAATTTCTTGCAAAATCTGAAATTCGCTTAAAAATCTTAAGTGAATTATATAAAAACCCAAATAATGTAAAAGGCATTGTTAAAAAGACTAAAATAACTTATAGCTCTGTTTCAAGCAATCTTGGAAAATTAGAGAAAAAAGACTACATTACAAAAATAGACAAAAAGTATCATGTAAATCCAATGACTGAAGTTTACTTCAACTCAATCATGGAATTTAAACAAAGTGTAGATTTGATTTATAATTATGACGCATTCTGGAACAAACATAATCTTAATCAACTAAGCATTGAATCTATAAAAAATATTAGCAATCTGAATAATTCCGAAATTATCGAAACAACATCCCTAGATATATTTAAAACCCACAATACCATTAAAAAGCAGATAATGCAATCCAGCAATATTCAAGCCATTTTTCCATACTTACATCCCGAATATCCGAAATTGATGGAAATTGTGTTAAAAAATCAAGGGTCTGTTGAATTAATAATTCCAAAATGTATTTTTAAAGAGTTCATTTTGAAAATTGATGAAAAAATTAGGAAAAAATCCATTAGAGTAGGAAAATTAAAAGTTTACAATTATAAAGGCAATTTAAACTTATATTTAACCCTTTGTGATGAAAACATTAGTTTAGGATTGTTTAAAAACGACGGCAGTTTTGATCAAAATCGGATTTTAATTTCAGAAAATCAAAAATCATATAATTGGGCTAAAGAGTTATTTGAATATGTGAAAAAAGAGGTGGTGAAATGA
- a CDS encoding MogA/MoaB family molybdenum cofactor biosynthesis protein, giving the protein MKSETSAQHQKEASKELSCGIITLSDSRKSEKLDLSGKLIAEKIDARYTLKSKKLIPDEADDLINTIENMISNGIDVILTTGGTGLDTRDITVETVESLFEKKIDGFGELFRTKSFEEIGSAALLSRATAGVYKKTIIFSMPGSPNAVKTALNLIIEELPHFVHHLKK; this is encoded by the coding sequence ATGAAAAGTGAAACATCTGCACAACATCAAAAAGAAGCGTCTAAGGAATTATCATGTGGAATAATCACCCTTAGTGACAGTAGAAAATCAGAAAAATTGGATTTATCAGGCAAATTAATAGCTGAGAAAATTGATGCAAGATATACATTAAAATCTAAGAAATTGATTCCCGATGAAGCTGATGATTTGATAAACACCATAGAGAATATGATTTCAAATGGAATTGATGTTATTCTAACAACTGGTGGAACGGGCTTAGATACTCGTGACATCACTGTTGAAACAGTAGAATCACTTTTTGAAAAAAAAATAGATGGATTTGGAGAGCTTTTTAGGACCAAATCTTTTGAAGAAATTGGTTCTGCAGCTCTTCTTTCAAGAGCAACTGCAGGAGTTTATAAAAAAACAATTATATTCTCCATGCCCGGTTCTCCAAATGCTGTCAAAACAGCATTAAATTTAATTATAGAGGAATTGCCTCATTTTGTTCATCATTTGAAAAAATAA
- a CDS encoding ribonuclease VapC, protein MEICYILDASAFINGFKMLSNNNFTVPEITAEIKDFESRLVFDMACDEGKLIIQDADSSYVSEVERIISSSGDVLRLSLPDKKLIALADMLSQQGKNVKVISDDYTIQNTLKIMNIPYSSIMTDGIKGVYNWKKVCQGCKKEYDEDYIFDDCEICGSKIYEKRVKVDK, encoded by the coding sequence ATGGAAATTTGTTATATTTTAGATGCATCAGCTTTTATAAATGGATTTAAAATGCTTTCTAATAATAATTTCACTGTTCCCGAAATTACTGCTGAAATTAAAGATTTTGAATCAAGACTAGTCTTTGATATGGCATGTGATGAGGGTAAATTGATTATTCAGGATGCGGATTCTAGTTATGTTAGTGAAGTTGAAAGAATCATATCTTCCTCAGGTGATGTTTTAAGATTATCTCTGCCGGATAAAAAACTGATTGCGTTGGCCGATATGTTGTCTCAACAGGGGAAAAATGTGAAAGTTATTAGTGATGATTATACAATTCAAAATACTTTAAAAATCATGAACATTCCCTATTCCAGCATAATGACTGATGGAATCAAAGGGGTGTATAATTGGAAGAAGGTTTGTCAAGGTTGTAAGAAAGAATATGATGAAGATTATATATTTGATGATTGTGAAATCTGCGGGTCTAAAATTTATGAAAAACGGGTTAAGGTGGATAAATGA
- a CDS encoding transcriptional regulator FilR1 domain-containing protein, giving the protein MTSAETKQELTEEFSGIKYILTSKMRSKLLLSLYKHPKKLEELRNELKKPSATILHGLKELETINLVKKFQKSYELTSNGFLLSTNMIKLIENWNSVNKNKTFWNSHDISQLPEDLLKNIYLLKDAEYVNSTTTNLSNAFNTYINLISNTKNLDIILPIYSENHLKYFIELLRKDKLDSLNLIINKKILNSMKKNDILNESILKNEKVSIKCIDEELKIFLTCSDDFMTLTLFFNDGHYDDSQILVAKDDNAIKWATTLLNFI; this is encoded by the coding sequence ATGACCAGTGCTGAAACCAAACAAGAATTAACAGAAGAATTTAGCGGGATCAAATATATTCTAACATCGAAAATGAGATCAAAATTACTTCTAAGTCTTTACAAACACCCGAAAAAACTTGAAGAATTAAGAAATGAACTTAAAAAACCTTCAGCAACAATATTGCATGGCCTAAAAGAACTTGAAACAATAAATTTAGTTAAAAAATTTCAGAAGTCATATGAATTGACTTCGAATGGTTTTTTATTATCGACCAACATGATAAAACTTATTGAAAATTGGAATTCAGTGAATAAAAATAAAACCTTCTGGAATAGCCATGACATCTCACAGCTTCCAGAAGACCTGTTAAAAAATATTTACCTCCTAAAAGATGCCGAATATGTTAATTCAACAACAACAAATCTATCAAATGCATTTAATACCTACATAAATCTAATTTCCAATACAAAAAATTTAGATATAATTTTACCAATTTATTCTGAGAATCACTTAAAGTATTTTATAGAACTTTTAAGAAAAGATAAATTAGATAGTTTGAATTTGATAATTAATAAAAAAATATTGAATTCCATGAAGAAAAATGATATTTTAAATGAATCTATCTTGAAAAATGAAAAAGTTAGCATAAAATGCATTGATGAAGAATTGAAAATATTTTTAACATGTTCGGATGATTTTATGACATTGACGTTATTCTTTAATGACGGCCATTATGATGATTCACAAATATTGGTTGCAAAAGACGACAATGCTATTAAATGGGCAACAACCCTTTTAAATTTCATTTAA
- a CDS encoding winged helix-turn-helix domain-containing protein has translation MNNEKIISQENKELSILLMGRNGGRTTIRIIDEILVKPHNANQLSNKLNLDYNTIIHHTNIMKEYEFITKNEIGKAFYFHPTDKLIKYIDEYYTIKQKMQI, from the coding sequence ATGAACAATGAAAAAATAATATCGCAAGAAAACAAAGAACTATCAATACTATTAATGGGTCGAAATGGCGGAAGAACAACAATTAGAATAATTGATGAAATATTGGTTAAACCACATAATGCCAATCAATTGTCAAACAAACTCAATTTAGATTATAACACAATAATCCATCATACAAACATTATGAAAGAATATGAGTTTATAACAAAAAATGAAATTGGCAAAGCTTTTTACTTCCACCCCACAGACAAGTTAATTAAATATATTGATGAATACTATACCATTAAGCAAAAAATGCAAATATAA
- a CDS encoding methanogenesis marker 2 protein translates to MDFKNLVKEIQEFKGVSRKSSIDNVISLLKESYNVSGDVVIDIGDDASAIDIGNNQVLLIAADGIWGDIMNLNPYWAGYCSVLVNVNDIAAMGGKPLAMVNIMSISNDEIYEDLLNGIKDGCLKFGVPMVGGHLHPDGDVDSLGVAIVGIAQKNKIITSFGAEVGDKVLVAIDLDGKPHEMFSLNWDTTYDKDPQLVQDQITAVRYLAEHDYIKSGKDISNPGILGTLEMLLETSNKGAVVNLEDIPRNESVEWVDWLRSYPGSGFVFTTSEDKCDYIIGYLSKYSIETAVVGEIIDSNSLYLNYQSKQEEVFNREKNPVFIFK, encoded by the coding sequence TTGGATTTTAAAAATCTCGTAAAGGAAATTCAAGAATTTAAAGGAGTGTCACGTAAAAGCTCAATAGATAATGTAATATCTCTTTTAAAAGAATCTTATAATGTTTCTGGAGATGTTGTAATAGATATTGGGGATGATGCTTCAGCTATTGATATTGGAAATAATCAAGTACTTCTTATCGCTGCTGATGGAATATGGGGAGACATAATGAATTTAAATCCTTATTGGGCAGGATATTGTTCAGTACTTGTTAATGTAAATGATATTGCAGCAATGGGTGGAAAACCCCTTGCAATGGTTAATATAATGTCAATAAGCAATGATGAGATTTATGAAGATTTATTAAATGGAATCAAAGATGGTTGTTTAAAGTTTGGTGTTCCAATGGTTGGAGGACACTTGCATCCTGATGGCGATGTGGACTCTTTAGGTGTTGCAATTGTGGGCATTGCTCAAAAGAATAAAATTATAACAAGCTTTGGAGCAGAAGTTGGAGATAAAGTGCTTGTTGCAATTGACCTTGACGGCAAACCTCATGAAATGTTTAGTTTAAATTGGGATACTACTTACGATAAAGATCCGCAACTTGTTCAGGACCAAATTACAGCAGTCCGATACTTGGCTGAACATGATTATATTAAATCCGGTAAGGATATTTCTAATCCTGGGATATTGGGAACTCTTGAAATGCTTTTAGAAACTTCCAATAAAGGAGCTGTTGTTAATTTGGAGGATATTCCTAGAAATGAAAGTGTTGAATGGGTGGATTGGCTTAGGTCATATCCGGGTTCTGGTTTTGTTTTCACAACAAGTGAGGATAAATGTGATTATATAATAGGATATTTGTCCAAATATTCCATCGAAACAGCAGTAGTTGGTGAAATTATTGATTCAAATTCACTTTATTTGAATTATCAATCCAAACAAGAAGAAGTATTTAATCGGGAAAAGAATCCAGTATTTATATTTAAATGA
- a CDS encoding methanogenesis marker 3 protein: MLVKINGEEVDVADASTIQDVIDETNAPYTPGSIICLIKGKKELEKNISKYKIKTNKGSIIIQLDESDEAKPLVDVWKNQYGEFVDLDIRWSTPTEVAIGPIVTDLEPTSDEYKYFEGDVVLSLSSFSNESTHLIMLKENTTNVYSVPQYNKGIFAHIIGGKKTLDNLTDDDKVTGIEPVIERSTTTDSASVSDLNTVLEEGNELYTYISFNINEDSPVCVEHLFSLIKDGRIKVSYDSESFVGFYELAGIEKPKEDNTLRSRGTITVRNTGVGVGRLYIYRANRVLTPNHTTVGQIVNGMEIIDIAKENDFITVKSEQQRLMLLNKTQREASEMLSAVGVEHMIDGIVDDNAIIVEQTPKHTIDILREGKVITKAVNKEDLCTIKFNENAPRSVRYFKFMSGLLENPVGQIKVHFAVPGMHIVIFEGDKKLAKGLVPENNPVEKVIRGQIGISNMASKNAGLIGIRFEDNYDFGPTAENFESTNIIGDITSDYDYIEQLNEGVVVYVTESNHES, from the coding sequence ATGTTAGTTAAAATTAATGGAGAAGAGGTTGATGTAGCAGATGCTTCAACAATTCAAGATGTCATTGATGAAACAAATGCTCCTTATACTCCAGGAAGTATTATTTGCTTAATTAAAGGTAAAAAAGAGCTGGAAAAAAATATTAGCAAGTATAAAATTAAAACAAACAAGGGTTCAATAATTATTCAATTAGACGAATCTGATGAGGCCAAACCTCTGGTTGATGTGTGGAAAAATCAATATGGGGAATTTGTCGATTTAGATATAAGATGGTCAACTCCAACTGAGGTTGCTATTGGTCCTATTGTAACTGATTTAGAACCCACTTCTGATGAGTATAAATATTTTGAAGGAGATGTTGTTTTAAGTTTATCTAGTTTTAGTAATGAGTCAACTCATTTAATAATGCTTAAAGAGAATACTACAAATGTCTACAGTGTACCTCAATACAATAAGGGTATTTTTGCCCATATTATTGGTGGTAAAAAAACATTGGATAATTTGACAGATGATGATAAAGTAACTGGTATTGAACCGGTTATCGAAAGAAGCACAACTACTGATAGTGCTTCAGTATCTGATTTAAACACTGTTTTAGAAGAAGGTAATGAATTATATACTTATATTTCATTTAATATTAATGAAGACTCTCCTGTATGTGTCGAACATTTATTCTCGCTTATTAAGGATGGTAGAATAAAAGTTTCATACGATAGTGAATCATTTGTAGGTTTTTATGAACTTGCAGGAATCGAAAAACCTAAAGAGGATAATACTTTAAGAAGTAGAGGAACTATTACGGTTAGAAATACTGGTGTTGGTGTTGGGAGATTATATATTTATCGTGCAAATAGAGTATTGACTCCAAATCACACTACTGTTGGTCAAATTGTAAATGGTATGGAGATTATTGATATTGCAAAGGAAAATGACTTCATAACAGTTAAATCTGAACAACAAAGATTGATGTTATTAAATAAAACTCAACGTGAAGCTAGCGAAATGTTATCTGCCGTTGGTGTTGAGCATATGATTGATGGAATTGTGGATGATAATGCCATCATTGTTGAACAAACTCCAAAGCATACAATTGATATTTTAAGAGAAGGCAAGGTAATAACTAAAGCAGTTAATAAAGAAGATTTATGTACTATCAAATTTAACGAAAATGCGCCAAGATCTGTAAGGTACTTTAAATTCATGTCAGGTCTTTTAGAAAATCCAGTTGGTCAAATTAAAGTTCACTTTGCAGTACCTGGAATGCATATTGTTATCTTTGAAGGTGATAAGAAATTAGCTAAAGGTTTAGTTCCTGAAAACAATCCTGTTGAGAAGGTAATAAGGGGTCAAATTGGAATTTCAAACATGGCTTCAAAAAATGCCGGTTTAATTGGTATTAGATTTGAAGATAATTATGATTTTGGCCCAACTGCGGAGAATTTCGAATCAACAAATATAATTGGAGATATTACTTCTGATTATGATTATATTGAACAATTAAATGAAGGAGTTGTAGTGTATGTCACAGAATCTAACCATGAGTCCTGA